A genomic segment from Microbulbifer elongatus encodes:
- a CDS encoding bestrophin-like domain, whose protein sequence is MFADNFFHAVPLPAIYFFTVSWVIVTLWFGLVLGRRYMRRQGSEKEPSIGSAVTATLGLLAFLLAFTFNMTADRYNKRKALLLDEVNAIHTAYLHADFLKPPAARQARALLLEYATLRYFEPTSEAVTREAIARSVAIQEGLWGLVDGHIAEGYQGAYLRQYVDPVSDIINSHTARVVVGMEYRIPGPIWLALYFITGLAMLAIGFQFGVSRSGSVQLAVTLGLTFGTVILLIADLDRALEGVIIVDQTPMAELRDTLRAAEARR, encoded by the coding sequence ATGTTTGCCGACAATTTCTTTCACGCCGTTCCCCTGCCAGCGATCTATTTTTTCACCGTGTCCTGGGTGATTGTCACCCTCTGGTTCGGGCTGGTACTGGGGCGGCGATATATGCGCAGGCAGGGCTCTGAAAAGGAGCCCTCCATAGGCAGCGCAGTGACGGCAACACTGGGACTGCTGGCGTTTCTGCTCGCCTTCACCTTCAACATGACTGCGGACCGTTACAACAAACGCAAGGCTCTGTTGCTGGACGAGGTGAACGCGATCCACACCGCCTATCTCCACGCCGATTTTTTAAAACCGCCGGCAGCCCGTCAAGCACGGGCACTGCTGCTGGAATACGCCACCCTGCGCTACTTCGAGCCTACCAGTGAGGCGGTAACCCGGGAGGCTATTGCCAGAAGTGTGGCGATACAGGAGGGGCTGTGGGGACTGGTGGACGGGCATATTGCAGAGGGGTACCAGGGTGCCTATCTGCGTCAGTATGTGGATCCGGTGAGTGACATCATCAACTCGCACACGGCGCGGGTGGTGGTGGGAATGGAGTACCGGATACCGGGTCCCATCTGGCTGGCGCTCTACTTCATCACTGGTTTGGCGATGCTGGCGATTGGTTTCCAGTTCGGTGTGAGCCGCAGCGGCTCGGTGCAGCTGGCGGTGACGCTCGGATTGACCTTCGGCACCGTGATTTTACTGATTGCCGATCTGGATCGCGCGCTGGAGGGCGTGATCATCGTCGATCAGACGCCCATGGCGGAATTGCGGGATACCCTGCGGGCTGCGGAAGCCAGGCGTTAG